The Leptospira saintgironsiae genome contains the following window.
GACCCTCTCTCTATAATCACCGAGAATCTAAGGACAGTCTGAAAAATTTGCTTGTACTGTCAAGCGTGATTTATTCCTGGTTCAGAAGGTTTTATTCCAATCTATAAACTGTTCTCCAGGCACTCTCTGGCAATTTGGACAGAAGAAGGAATCGTGACCTAAAACATTCGCTCTGCGGATCGTGGTTCCACAGCGAGGACAAGGCTCATTCTTTCGATTCCGGACCTTCACATGGTCTCGGACCTTAAAATCCAAAGGGGCCTGTTTTTTACGGATATAATCTATAGAACCATTTAACACGGATTTTATACTCTGATAGAGTTGGATCTTTTCTTCTTCCGAAAGTTTATTACATGGAGTTTTGGGATGGATCTTAGAATCAAAAAGCACTTCGTCTGCGTAAGCATTTCCAAGAGCGCTAAGTTTGGTCTGGTCCATGAGAAAGACTCGAGTTTGCTGGCGATTCTTCTCTATTCTTTTTAAAAATTCTTCTTGGGTAAAGTTTTCGGAAAGAAGGTCCACTCCTTGGTCTGAAAACTTTGGGATCTGGGAGAAGTATTCAGGTTCTGTAAAATATACCTTTCCCATATGAACATCGTCTGCATAATTCAAGATCTTGTTTTGGAATTTGAATCTAACCGCGAGGTCCTTCTTTTTATATTTTGGATCCAAGGAGAAACGGCCGGCAAGCATTGGATGAATTATTATATTCCTTGGGCCGAATTTAAAATTCAGAAAAGGTCCTGTTCTCTCCAAACTTTCAAATGTAGAACCTATAAAAGAAGTTTCTGATTTTCCGCCACTAAGGTTACGAACTACTAAAGGATCTAAAATCTCTATCTCCTGGATTATCTCGCCTGGAAGTTCTTTTAAAAGACGTTCTCGAATGATAACCAGGTCCGGAAGTTCGGGCATACTGATTCCCTATTTCTTTTTACGACTAGGAAGGTATTTATAATATTCTACTTCAATAGTGTTAATTAAGAAAGTATAATATTTAACGAGTTTTTTATCGTATTTTTTCTTTTGGGCCTCGTTCCTTAAGAACTCAGAGATTTGGTCTCTGATCAAAGGAGCCTTTAAGTCAGTATGACTTAAAATGATAGTGCTCGGCATTCCGACCGGGACAATCTCATCCGGTATTGCGATTGTAGCAGAGTTTTGAAGAAGAGCATACTCTACAGTAGAAGCTACCTTATCATCATCTGATTCAGTCCTGAGATGAGCCACTGATTGACGGATATTATCTATATTGTCCCAGATCTTTTTGCGCATAGATTTCGAATCATGGATCTTATCTTGGATCTTAGTGAATCGATTCGGGAATACAAAACGTTCTGCACCTTTTGCGATCAGACTTACTTTCTTTTCTTTAGGACTTTCTCCCTTTCCGAAATGTTCATCTGCATCGTCATCGTCGCTGCTCGAATAATAATCATTTACTGTCGAAATTCCGGAATAACTTGCAGCGAACCCACCGCCTCCGGAAGATTTAGGAAGTCCACCAGGACCGATATCCGATTTATCTCTATCTCTAAAGAATACTGCAAGTAATCCACCAATCACAAGTGCAACAGGAAGTCCAACCAGGATCACACCAGCCGCATTAAAATGAACACTCGCAATTAGGAAGAATAACATTGTTCCTACAAAACCCAAAAGTCCCATAGAAAGATTTACCTTCTTAGCGAGTGCTTCGCTTTTCTGGCGATCTTCCACTTCTCTTTCCATGAGAGCTGCGTCTTGTTGTAGTTTTATTATGTAATCCGCTTTGAGCATTGAATTTAGCGCAGGGTTTTTAGAGCTGATTAATGAAGCATGGATCTCTTTTGCTATATTAAGTTCTTTTTCTGCAGCTGGGCTTACTTTTGCATCAGCAGTTAGTTTATGCAAAACTGCAGCCATATATCCTGGGTCGACTACATAAACTTCAGTAGTTCCGTCTTCTCTCTTGGTCTCTTTCAAACCGAATTTGGTTTTTAGATCAGCAATGATATCATTCGTATATTTAGAAACAAGTTCCGGATCAGAGATACCAACAGCATCCAAACGTTTCTCAGGAACAAATCTATAGAGGGTAAGATTGTTTTGAGAATGTTCCTTGGCTTGGATATTCAGACGATTCTTCAGACTTTTGAAGGCACCTTCTATCTTTCTTTCGCTCAAGAGTGCTTTTTCTTGGATTAACTTTCTGATAACTCGAACAGATTGTTGGCAGGTCTCTGCGACTCTTTTTCCAAGATCGTCTTTTTCTTTATCGAAAGGAAAATCTTCTACAAGCTGGATAAGTGCTTCTACCTTTTCACTGTTTTGTTTTTTGCCAGGTTCTGCATTTCCATGTAGAGTTTCAAAGTCTTGGATACGTGCACGAAACAGATTGTAGCCCGCTCTTTCTGCAAGTTGTTTGAGATAAGTAAGAGCGAATACTTCTAGAGCATCACTTTGAGCTCTATAATGTGCGATTACTTCCGGTTGGTTTACATAAGTTCCATCCGGATTGAGTTGTAAATCATCCAAGATCAAATGATAGTCGGGAAGAATTTCGACCACCGCACCTTTGTTCTTTGCGTAGTTTGCAAAGTCGGCGAGGAAATCATTCATAGGAATATAACTATAAGGTTGGAAACCTCTTCTGAGGAGACTTGCCATCTCTGATTGTAAAGAAGCAAGTTTAGGATATAACCAAATCTGCCCACTTTTGTTTTTATGAAGAAGCATTGCTCCTGGACGATCTTCTTCTAATGCTCTTGGTTTCTTTGCTCTATTATTTAAGATAAGATCAATTGTTTCTTCTGAAAAAGAAAAACATGCCTTTCTAAAAGGAGTGACATCAGTCTTAGCTTCTTTTTGCGGAGAAGCTAATGAGATCCTAGCCAAAACCTTGTTTCCATTTCGGACCAAGAATGGATAGACCAGAGCGGATTTATTTCTTCCCCTCTTTTCTAAATCCATTAATTGGCGAAGAGCCATATCAACGGAAGGAGGAGACTTTGCTTGCTCGCTTAAGTTCCTGTATTTATTCAGAAGTTCCCCTAGTTTATCTAGGGTAAGAAGATAAGATGGATGAACACTTTTAGAGCCGTGTTTTTCTGTCTTTTTATGCCAGTCTCGAAGTTCGTCTAGAATACAACGAGCTGTCGCAGAAAGTCCTACAGCTCCATCGTTTAAGAAGATATAATCCGGTGCCAGGGCCTCCAAGTCCGGGGCCTTGTTCTGACTAGAAGCCAGCTCCTCAAAGGATATTTCCTGCTCCAAGGTTTCCATGTTTTGCACCGTATCGGAACAACAATCCGAGTTAGGAAATTTTCTGTTGTTTCCTTCCAACCAAGATCTCTAAAAGAAAGAGAGAATGAAACAATTTTATTCCACTCAATATTGGCTGAAATTAGATCGGATCAATGCGTATAATTACTTAGAATTTCGCCTATTTTTCGTATTCCTTCTTGGATTTCCGAATCTTCTCTGGCAAAACTAATCCTTACAGAATCCTCACCGTAATTATTTCCGGAATTAGTAACCGGATAGAAATATTTACCTGGTACGATAATGACCCCTTTTTCTTTCAATAGGGGATATATTTCAGAAATTTTTTTGCGAAGTTCTGCAAATTGAACCCATAGGAAAAAGGCTCCCTCACTTTCATGGATCCTATAATTTAACTTTCCCTTCCATTCTCTTCGGATAGAAGAAATCGCAAGTTCCCTTTTTCTGAGATAATATGGTTTTACTATGTCTCGAGAAAGCCTAAACCATTCTCCGGATTTTACAAATTCTAATGCGATATATTGACCCAGATTTCCTCCGGCCAAGTTTAGAACTGCATTCGCTTTATTTAATGCTTTTACAATTTCAGGATCTGCCAAAACAAAACCTGTCCTAACTCCCGGCAGACCTATTTTAGAAAAACTGAAACTTTGGATCATACCTTCTGAATGAAAAAGTTTCTCATCCGAAAAAACAATCCCTGGAAAAGGAAATCCATATGCATTATCTAATAAAAATGGGATCTTTTTACTTCTCGCGAACTTAAGTATTTGTTCTAATTCTTCCTTCTTAGCAACTCTTCCTGTTGGATTTGTAGGACGAGACAGCACCACACATCCAAGATCTTCTTTTATACTATCAAAAGAAGAAGGGTCCAATTCGTAACGAAATCCATCTTCTCCAGTAATGACTTCTTTGCCTAATGAATAAGAAAATGAATCAGGATTTATAGGTTGGTCCAAGTAACCAATATATTCAGGCAAAACTGGTAAGAATATTTTTTTGA
Protein-coding sequences here:
- a CDS encoding Fpg/Nei family DNA glycosylase — encoded protein: MPELPDLVIIRERLLKELPGEIIQEIEILDPLVVRNLSGGKSETSFIGSTFESLERTGPFLNFKFGPRNIIIHPMLAGRFSLDPKYKKKDLAVRFKFQNKILNYADDVHMGKVYFTEPEYFSQIPKFSDQGVDLLSENFTQEEFLKRIEKNRQQTRVFLMDQTKLSALGNAYADEVLFDSKIHPKTPCNKLSEEEKIQLYQSIKSVLNGSIDYIRKKQAPLDFKVRDHVKVRNRKNEPCPRCGTTIRRANVLGHDSFFCPNCQRVPGEQFIDWNKTF
- a CDS encoding pyridoxal phosphate-dependent aminotransferase, giving the protein MGEDFIFSKFGAKFRNQTGIGQLMEDLGNLAPGVSMLGGGSPSLIPEVEEVWRKILNKFSESGAWDSILGKYETPTGKEETLETLASLLSSETGASISKDQIAITNGSQNAFYLLLNFYSGKFEDGSFKKIFLPVLPEYIGYLDQPINPDSFSYSLGKEVITGEDGFRYELDPSSFDSIKEDLGCVVLSRPTNPTGRVAKKEELEQILKFARSKKIPFLLDNAYGFPFPGIVFSDEKLFHSEGMIQSFSFSKIGLPGVRTGFVLADPEIVKALNKANAVLNLAGGNLGQYIALEFVKSGEWFRLSRDIVKPYYLRKRELAISSIRREWKGKLNYRIHESEGAFFLWVQFAELRKKISEIYPLLKEKGVIIVPGKYFYPVTNSGNNYGEDSVRISFAREDSEIQEGIRKIGEILSNYTH